A part of Microbulbifer sp. MI-G genomic DNA contains:
- a CDS encoding zinc ribbon-containing protein gives MTKEPKLPPKADLVDELREDLENLVEGELAVEDLTANKVAFLRAWLKDDLHRAADYLRGLGGELRTLEERGGNWLLDAADPTETAWPNLMRCIKDGQPWALAGEYVGADEELQCLGCGYRVLPPQHTQITPCHRCGYGCFRQIKGGLEY, from the coding sequence GTGACGAAGGAACCGAAGTTACCACCGAAGGCAGATCTGGTCGACGAGTTGCGCGAGGACCTGGAGAATCTGGTGGAAGGAGAGCTGGCTGTTGAGGATCTGACAGCCAATAAAGTCGCATTCCTGCGCGCCTGGTTAAAGGATGACCTGCATCGGGCGGCGGATTATCTGCGTGGTCTCGGGGGGGAGTTGCGCACCCTTGAGGAGCGTGGCGGCAATTGGCTCCTGGATGCGGCAGATCCAACGGAAACTGCCTGGCCCAATCTGATGCGTTGTATCAAAGACGGACAACCCTGGGCCCTGGCTGGCGAATATGTGGGAGCTGATGAGGAGCTGCAGTGCCTGGGTTGTGGTTATCGTGTGCTGCCCCCGCAGCATACCCAGATTACCCCATGCCACCGCTGCGGATATGGCTGCTTTCGCCAGATTAAGGGTGGTCTTGAATATTGA